From the genome of Miscanthus floridulus cultivar M001 chromosome 10, ASM1932011v1, whole genome shotgun sequence, one region includes:
- the LOC136490194 gene encoding disease resistance protein BAK6-like, whose product MAAQFAAAGVLIGLLALATFASCNTEGDILYKQRLAWKDPNNVLQSWDSTLANPCTWFHVTCNNNNSVIRVDLGNAGISGPLLPDLGELENLQYIELYGNRLNGSIPETLGNLTNLISLDLWVNLLTGPIPSTLGSISTLRYLRLYQNNLTGSIPSSFGNLTSLRELKLQENSLSGSIPASLGNVKTLQFLELNGNMLTGTVPLEVLSLVLVGNLTELNIARNNLDGTATSSGLRVSTIIQDMLKTT is encoded by the exons ATGGCGGCACAGTTTGCAGCAGCAGGAGTCCTCATCGGGCTTCTCGCTCTTGCAACATTTGCAAGCTGCAACACTGAAG GTGACATACTGTACAAGCAAAGGTTGGCATGGAAGGACCCAAACAATGTGCTGCAGAGCTGGGATTCGACGCTTGCCAATCCCTGCACCTGGTTCCATGTCACCTGCAACAACAATAACTCCGTCATCCGTGT GGATTTGGGCAATGCAGGCATCTCCGGCCCTCTGCTTCCAGATCTTGGAGAACTTGAGAACCTCCAGTACAT TGAGCTGTATGGCAACCGCCTGAACGGTTCGATTCCAGAAACACTGGGCAACCTGACTAATCTCATCAGCTTGGATCTCTGGGTCAACCTGCTTACCGGCCCAATACCATCTACGCTTGGTTCCATCAGCACGCTGCGATATCT GAGGTTGTACCAGAACAATCTGACAGGGTCTATACCATCATCGTTTGGCAATCTGACTAGCCTTCGGGAATTGAAGCTTCAAGAGAATTCATTGAGCGGCTCTATTCCTGCCTCCCTTGGCAACGTCAAAACATTACAGTTCTT GGAACTAAACGGGAATATGCTGACTGGCACGGTTCCACTGGAAGTCCTCTCCCTTGTCCTTGTTGGGAACCTGACCGAGCT AAATATTGCTAGAAACAACCTGGATGGCACCGCGACATCGTCCGGACTGAGAG TGTCTACGATTATCCAGGATATGCTGAAGACTACATGA
- the LOC136488604 gene encoding uncharacterized protein, which produces MAMPIDPSAAMEWALETCCHLLGGDQPEHGRMTAPSMQWQMPEAGSLKINVDGAYSQEPSTGATGAVLSDSSGNFFAASARWLDSLGSALLAEAEALRDGVQLIPGGTRERIILKTDSQELASLWNNRRMHRSEIAAILEDVEEMASNFISFQVLHTRLSANFAAHLCAQHASSFLANFVWLQPPSFLQNCLQFDCNNAV; this is translated from the coding sequence ATGGCAATGCCGATTGACCCGAGTGCAGCAATGGAATGGGCACTTGAGACCTGCTGCCATCTATTAGGCGGCGACCAGCCTGAGCATGGAAGAATGACAGCGCCAAGCATGCAGTGGCAAATGCCAGAGGCGGGCTCCCTAAAGATCAATGTTGATGGGGCATACTCCCAGGAACCTAGCACAGGTGCAACGGGCGCGGTTCTGAGTGACAGTAGCGGAAATTTCTTTGCGGCGTCAGCTCGATGGTTGGATTCGTTGGGATCAGCACTCCTGGCAGAAGCTGAAGCGCTTCGGGATGGCGTGCAGCTCATACCAGGAGGCACCAGGGAGCGCATCATATTAAAGACGGATTCTCAGGAGCTGGCATCGCTGTGGAACAACAGAAGAATGCACCGGTCGGAGATAGCTGCAATCCTAGAAGATGTGGAGGAGATGGCGTCAAACTTTATCTCCTTCCAGGTTCTTCACACGAGACTATCAGCGAATTTTGCAGCTCACTTGTGCGCTCAGCACGCTTCTTCCTTTCTAGCAAATTTTGTATGGCTGCAGCCTCCTAGCTTCTTACAGAATTGCTTGCAATTCGATTGTAACAATGCTGTTTAA